aggccaggcgggcgccagcgggcgcagtgtaacagtttcctctttggtgttaaggaggcaagcgcaggtgcggagtcccgaggaatcaagcaaaggttcccatatcggtgcaacgagaccaagaccgccaggatggcaggacggaggtcatcacggagcccaccgcagcgtcaccaccagagcctttgcaggcgaagactacttttgttaggatagcttgtactagttgttccccttcaaattcggccgctgtgggatcccttcccgcctacatttgggaagaggaccaaggccactatatggAGGACTTAAACACCACCATAGGGGGGAGGATCAATTCCACCcgaaccacctcaccagctcatcgagctcaagaacacctcacctcctgaggttgttcatccactgtactagttcatcctcaacccctcgaggcaatccaccataaagctggagtagggtattacaccgcaaggtggcccggacCAGGATAAACTGTCGTGtcccttgtcccttgggttcgccgagctaggccgtggaatcgttgagcAGGCGGACTGGGAAgagagagttcttcgcacgcaccccagagttcgaacctctcaagggtctgcggaaccccgaatccgacacaACGTGTAGCCAATCTATTCACTTGGTTGGTTGAATTAGATACATTTCTTTATCTTGCTATATCAAGCATCGATCTCCCGTCCCTTGGCAGATGTACAAATGCCCTGCAATCAAATACCTTCAAGTGCTCGTATGACACCTCTTTTCCCGATCAAACTCTCTAAGGAATATCACCTGCAAGAGGAACTAAGGAAGGTAGGTTAACCATGTACATATCATTCATCAACGCTTCAACCCAAAATGAACTGGGGAAATTAGCACGAGAGAACATAGTTGTGACTCGAGAAGTGTATGGCAAATGTATGTCAAAATATCGTTTATGAATGACAAGTGACGGATGGATTGGCCCATTTAGCACTTGCATGAATCGGATTTTAGGAACTTTCTAGGAGGTTCCTTGTAACGCCCCGTCGACGGTATTCGCTTCCTGACTGTTACGCCTGGATAAAACACCTCACAAACCAATAGTAGTCTTTCCTGCGCATTTGTCCTCATTTGTGCGCATACGGAATCAACTTCCCAATACTTGTAGATGGGCTCcgtgaaaagaaggaattccttaatGAGACGAGTAATCTATCATTTCTATTAAGCCAAGATGTCACATACGCCCCCACTGATGCGCACCGAGGATCAACTTCCTAGAGTTGTGGATGGCTCCCAGAAAAGACAAAATTACTTATTGACATGTGTAGCTATCATTTCTATTCAGCCAGGATGTCACATATACTTCCACTCAAaaaaccgacgtcctcgtcggctCAAGTCTATGTGCGTCGATGCCAACATCCACATGTGCAAATGCTATGTGCCACGTCGGGCCATACGTGCCATGCATGTACATGTTTGCGCTAATGACCCACACATGctcgtgtaaccgcgagggttggCTCTAATGCCATTTGTAATGCCTCGGCCACAGCTACTAGTTCCCAGCTGCTACGTCTGGCGGGATCCAGACTAGCCACATAGACCAACACCAGTCTTTTCTGCATCTTTTTCCTCACTTGTACGCAACCGAAATCTACTTGCTAGTCGGTCACCTATCCTTAAATTGCTACaagccaagcacgcttaactttgagaTTCCTTGCGGAGAAGCtcctaaaaagaaagaaattccttaTTAATATACGTAGTCTATTATTCCTATTAAGCGAGGATGTCATATTCCTGTTAAGCTTTTACAGGTTTACGGACCTTCTATAGAGTTTTTGTCTGAATTTCTGCTTTCCTTTCCCTTTTTGttttttcatatttttcctttcctTTTAGAAATGATTGATTCTTTGTAAAAATATTTTAAATTTAAAAAAATCACCATTTCAAAACATTTTCACAAAAAAATTAAATATGTCAATGTTTTTTTAAATCAcaatttcaaaaattattcattttttacaaatgttcatgtttttaaatTTTGTAATTTCAAGAAAAATAACTTTTAGAAATCTCCTtttataaaaaaattcagaattttaaaaTGTTCGTGTTTGGTCTAAAATCGCAAAACTTATTCACGTTTAATTTTTTCTTCCTAAAATGACCAGAAAAAACGTGTGCTAAAGTGTTTGACTATATACTTTGATCCGCCAGTGTGTACTGAAAAAACCCGAAAAATAAAGAACTGAAGCAAGTGAATGCCGTTAAATGGGACGGCCCGTTCGCCCGTACGCTGTATGTGTGGGGTCTACTTGACACAAAATGTGTCATATAGGACAAGACCTCCTATTTCCCGATTCGGTAGAAAGTGAGCCGACACCCACCGTCTTCCTGTGGGCGCTTTGGCCCCGCCCATCTACACGGTGGGGCGCCGCTGTTTTTTCCtttcatttcttttccttttttttgcttcTTTACAAAATGTATGGGATTTCTAAAAGGGTTTGAATTAAAAAATTGTTCCCGGatatgaaaaatgttcatgaatatgaAATTGTTTCTGTATTTAATATTTTTTATGGATTTAAACGATGCTCATGAATTTCAAAACGTATTCATgaattcaagaaatgttcatgaatcatgaatttgaaaaatgttcctgTATTTAAAAAATACTTTATGAATTtccaaaaatattcatgaattcaaagttgttcatgatttttttaaatcacagaTTACAAATAAGCTTTCGCAATTTGAAAAATGTCCGTGGATTTAAAAAATGGTTCGAGAATTTTAAAATATATTATTGAAATTTCAAAAGAAAAACACGAATTCATAGAATGTTCCCAAATCTAAAACaaaattttgaattcaaaaaatgttggcaaatttctaaaaatatttatgaattttaaaaaaatgatcaCGAAATCATAAAATATTTACGAATCTCAAAAAAATTTGCAAAATAAACAAATGCTCATGAAtttaaaaatgaaaaaataaaggaaaaacgaAAATGTAAAAAACACGAAAATTAACAagagaaaaccaaaagaaaaaaagcAGAAACCGGAAGAGGGGCCTAAGCTAGCCCAATAGTACCTAGCGGTGCACTATAGGGGTACGCGTTATAACGCTGTCCTTCAATCTATGTGGGaaatatttctcaaaaaaaaacctaTGTGGGAAATAGGATCCGCCATATAGAGTATGCACGCGCTAAAATGAACCGCATAATTTGGAACAGTTTTCAGCAAATAAAGGTAAAAGGCAGAACATTCCTCGCGTCCATCTCGCCCGTCGAGTGAAAACAAGCTTGGATAACTGAAGGTGTTGCTAGCAATTCGACACTTCCAGATTTAGAGTAGAGGTCGTCTGACACCGATGGGCCCACATGTGCTTATCACACCTAGTTTTTGGAATGGGCTAAACTGATCTGCATGGGACGAGCCCACGTGCCTTTGctcctctttcttttcttcttattgTGGTATCGGAGGCGATTATGGTATCTCCAACGCAATAAAACACTAGCCATTCGAGCACTTTTTGGCGTCCAAATCGGATCATCGAATCAGGCCAGATTGGTCTGGATCGCCCATTTTGGCTCTGGGGAGTCCGGACGTCCGTCATATTGGACTCCGACACCCTAGACCCATCCAGAAACCCTCTCCGATCTCTGCTTTAGAACCCTCCACGCATTCTTTCCGGCATGACTGGCTCACCAGCCACTAGCCTACCGCATTCATTGTGGCGTGACGATAGAGAAGCCTAATCCGGTTTTCAAGTTTGTGGGCCTCCTCCTTCACAAATCCTATCCACACAAtcctcctcctctcccacaccTCCACTGACCGCTACACACCATGACACCTTTGCCTGCCAGAATGGGAAAGAAGACGAACGCCGAGAAGACAAGGACGTGATGCTGCTCGACGGCTACCGCCCGGACAAGCCGTCGTCGCACTAGGATGACGGGTCTAAGGGGGCTTCGGATCCAGTTCACGCCGTCACCCACGGTCACTGGGATCGTTGTCCTCCACAATTCCGTCCACCGTGAAGGTGTAGACGATCTTGAACGATCAGAACCAGCAGCCATCGTTGCTCACCGCAGCGGCCCGCTCAGACGACAAGTTCAGGCAGCAGATGGAGGAGGTGTTGTGCCTATCATTGATCGACTAGGCTCCGTCATGGTTGCCCCCTCGCACAACCCGGCGTCCAAATCGAGTGTCGCTTCAAGGAGGAGCCACCGTACCCTCCACCTAACAGTGGCGTACAAATTGGACGCCATGTCAAGGAGGAGTTGGGGAAACTAGAGCTCTATCTGGTAGACAGGAACCTCCGCGCACCCCTACACCTGCGGAGGAGGGGGCAATGACCTGCCAGTGGAGGAGGGGTGATGTGCGCTTAGAAAACTCCTTTTTAGAGATTGGTTAATTGATCCGAATGTTTTTTCATTACAAACATGCCCCGGACAAGCTCGACCACTCATGTAACGCTCATCAACGGACGAAAGACGGTAAACCACAGAAAAACGTTGAataaaaataatactccctcctcCTATAATACAAGAGCGTTTttacactacactaatgtcaaaaacgctcttatattatgagacggagggagtactaagcaaAATATGACAATTGCACGcattgtgaagaagaaaaagaagaagaatcaCAAAAATAAGGCAAATAGAATCGACACCCTATTTGATGGGGTCCTTTTCCTCCGTGTGCAGCGCATTGCACGCACACCAATCGTGCTGTGCATCCGTCGACTTACATAAACTAATTCACAGCATCGCGTGCAAGAATTGCACGCACCAATCCCGGAAACCAAATTAACCAACAGTTTGTTGCGTACACGTACGTATATGCAATCACGTAACCAACTGCCCGATTCTACATCGCCGCCACGCCGACGCCGGCGCTCTCGCCAACATCCGCGACGCCGCACCTGCACTGCGGGGACTCCTCGAAGTTGTCCGACGTGAAGGCCTGGGAGAGCGGGCCGACGTAGAACATGAGGTGGTCGGCGTCGGCCATGAGCACCTGGTCGATGCCCCAGTTGACGAAGAAGATCTTCACCGAGACGCCCCGGAGGTCCCACAAGCTGCCGCCGGCCACCCTGCCGGAGATCGTCTGCTTGTAGGTAAGCTTGTACCCGCCGTCCACCTCGAACTCACAATCCTTGTCCATGAACACCTGGAACGCGCCGTCCGACCGCCGGAGCGTGTAGTCGGTGACGCCCACCGGGAGTATTCCCTTCGGGAAGCCAAATTTCTCCAACATCTCGTACGCGCTCGGCTCCGCGCCGACCGGACCCGCGACCACCGTCTCGTCGGGGACGTCGCTGACCGGACCCGCGACCACCGTCTCGTCAGTGGCGTCGCGGGCAGCGGAGACGGAGAAGACGGCGGTGCCGGCGAGCAGCGTAAATATGAGGAGTAGGAGGCGGAGTCGCGTGGTGGCCATGATGGCGTGTGGATTTTCCTGGTTGTTTGGGTGTTGTGTTGCCGGCTATTATTTGCCAGGTTTGCTGGTGAGGAGGTAGGGCCGTGTGGGGGTAGATTTGGGTTTAAGTTTGGGCATCCGGAGATGTGTTTTTTTTTTTAAGTATATCCGGAGATGTATTACATGTGTTGAGGTCGCGTTGCCGTGAGGTTCGATCCGAGTCTGGCTGTAACTTGGGTTGTAAGTTGACAAGGACCTCATTGCAGCAAGCAAACGTATCCTTGCAACGCAAACTATTGGACTCCCGAAATCTGAGGACGTATCCCGTGCACGGGAGCTTGTGCTACGGTGCAGCGGACTATCTTAGCATATTTTCAAATGTTCGAAAAAATCTGGAACTTTTTTTGCACTTTCACATAACATTAATATATGTTGTCACAAAATTCAAAACATAGCTCGtgacacaaaaatgacaaattcgTCACTAAATAGTACATAACACaagttgggctttagatttggcccattatcacattgATGTCACATTTTTCgtttttgtatctcgagcaatgtttcgaattttaattttaatttctttttcgtggatttttgaacatttttaatgtGTAACCGGCGTTCGGTGCACCAGTGGCACACGAACTCCGGTGCACTAGATACGTTCTCCCCGAAATCTCTCATGCAAACCGAATTCTGTTTTGAGTATATCATCTTCCTGTTAACTTGGTAATCGGTGACAACAGGGATGTCACAAGGACGCCATCATACTTCCAAAACACCTGCTTCGCAGCGCTTGAAACAAGGCAAGGACAATAGAGCTCGCCACCCTTGATAATTGAATGCTTAGCCACCACGTTTCAGGTTTTGTAAACGTTTGATCGGCACATGTTATCTACATTAGGGTTCCGGTTTTACGGTAAGGTTGTGTACCCTTAGAGGAGGTCGCTCCCACTATGGAGATTTTTTTTAGAAGGAAGGCGCAAGGAGCGTCCGGCTTTAAACTAATGAAGCCAACACAAGCCATAGATTCTTACAAAGTCTTACATCCGGAATAGAAACAAGTAGACAAATAACAAGGCTAGGAAAAAAACATAGCATAATCGTGCAAAGGTGAAGCCCTACTACAAAAGATGTAATCTTAAGAGCATCAAGTCTTCAAAGGGAGTTGCCTTTGTTGATTGCATGGAGGCATTAATCTTGCAAAGCACTTCGTTAGCCCCATCACAGTCCTCCCCTTCCCTAGAGGGCACCACTGATGAAACAAAAGAGACCATTTGAAAATGTAGTTACATGGATGAGTAGGCAATTTTCCTTCGATAGCAATTTTCGTGTAGATGGTCCAAAGTGTCCAAGCTAAGGTCGCAAACGAGCGCCGGGCTAATCTACGGTGTTGGCCTCGTGAGGTGCGGAGCAGTGCTAGTTGATCGACCAAGGAATTCGGAGCCTAGTTAGCGCCAAAGCTTTCCGTGTCACAGCTCCATAGGAACTTAGCTGGAGCATACTAGAAAAGGATTGTGGTCAACGTTTTCTGGGTTGTTGCACAGGGCACAACAGTCATTGCCCGGGGCGCTCCATTTCTGAAGATTAAACATTGATGGTAGGCAATCTAAAGAACCTTGCCAAAGGAATATATAGGCTTTTAGCGGAACCCTCGAAGCCCACATGCCTTAGCATATCACACCCTAGGGCCTTGGATCAGTTTGACGTAAAAAAGATTTCACTGTGAAGACACACGTCATCTCTAGGTTCCATTTTGCTGAATCCCATTCGGTCGACAGAAGAAACCTGCGAGTTGCCCTTGTAACGCTACCCAAGAAACAAGTTTAGGCTTGGCGTGGTTACGCAAAAAATACAAGATTGAACATATCGTCGATAAACACATTGCTGACAAGGATCTCCGGACCAGATGCAATGACGAAACGGTTAGGATATCTAGTGTAGAGAGGCTTGTCATCGATCCACTTAGAAAGCCAAAATTTGGTGTCTCTCCCGTTCCCGACCTCCAAGCGAACGCCCAAGTTGAAAATCTCTTTGCATTTTTTGAATCCCTCTCCAAACTTGGGAGCCCTTAGTCTTAGATGCGAAGAAAGAAGCGTATGGGAAGTACTTGGCTTGGAGATTTCGAGCCCACGGGCTATCATCGTTCTAGGAAGATTTCCAAATCCACTTGGTTACTAGAGTCAAGTTCATCTTCTTGGGGTTAGTGATACCCAGACCTCTCTCGACCTTAGGTTTGCAAATGTTTGCCCATCAGACCATACATATTTTTTGTTTAGCCATGTCTGCTTCCCAGAAAAATCTAGCCTTAACTTTGTCAAATTGCACATGAAACCATCTCCCAGAATAAAGAGGCTCATTACTGAGGTTAGGGTAGCGGATAAGCACAGGTTGGTAAGAGTTATTAGTCTTACGCCCTAATACAAGAGTTTCCCTTGCCAAGGGTCTACTCTCTTAACAACTTTACTAACTATAGGATCTCAATTCGGCGCCATCAACTGTTTATCCGAGCACGGAAGGCCAAGGTATGTAACGGGAAATtctgctttctctctcttttttttgagccGTAGATGCCTCATCAACACCTAAAGTGAAAAGCCTCCAGATTACAGCGCATGGAATGAAAGCCTCCCGACTTCCAAGGTGTGACATCCCGgcttaataggaatgatagactaTTCATATCAATATGGTGCATCTTCTTTTTCAGGAGCCTATCCGAGAGGAAtttaaagttaagcgtgcttggctaGAGTTGACAAAGTACATTGAAAAATTCTAGTGTTGGTTTGTGCGTCCAGTCTAGATCCCAGCCGCAACGGCCAGAAACTGATGGATCAGCCGTGGCGTTACACAAGGCCATCATTGTAGCAGATGCCATGGGAACCACTGGTGTTTGTATCCCACGACTCTTGAGCCGATTGTTCGTTGTTTGGTGCGTTGGCATGTCTTGCTGGTAACATGTTTGTGTTGGTTCCCAGTTACCGACATACATGCATCCATTTGTGCAAGTGCTCCCGGTTTTCTTCTCTGTCGGGCTTGTGACGAAAAATCAATTCGACAACCTATAATGTGAGGGGTCCTGCCTATTGCCACAGTGCTTTCTGACACTTCAAAACCTTGGGAGGTCAATTCAGATTTTGGGCAATATGTGAAGGCCAAGGCTGCAGGCCACTTTAAGAACTCTAGGACATATATTGGTGGTGTTCATGTCAGTTCCTTAGACGCTATACCATCACTATTTTATCAATGGAACCAGATCATCGCTCTGAAGAGAACAGTATCATCATCACAACATTCAGAACATTTCAAACCAGGTTACCATTTTTTTATATAACAAGAAAAAGGAGAGAGCAGAACGCATAACTGAACATGTTTGGACATAAACTTGCATCAAGCTCTGAAACCAACTTATGTCCATCCCACAATTCACAGCCGAGGCCAAAGTTTCACAGGACCAGGTAATGTAAGTCTGGCTGGTCCTCCCACCATAATATTAGGAACAAAGTAGGCGAATCTGGGCAGGAATATATTACAGGAGAAGCCCCCTCTTTCACTGTTAACTTGCTAGCATGAGAACCCCAAGTAGCTGCCATCCTTCTCAGCGCTTCAGACGCAGAGCATCCTTGAGCAAAATGGCAGAGTCGCTAGACTGACCGGCTCTCCAGACCCTGAAGTCGTCGTCGAAGTAGCCTTGTTTGTTCCAACCATCCAACAGCTCTAGAGAGAACGGGCCTTGCTCGTCACCAAAAGGATCCCTGTAATGCCACATGCCCGACCGCCTTGTCTTGCGTTGCGCCACATGAGTATTCCCAGACTCGTCGGCATCCATATCAACAACAACCACGTTTGCACCTTGATCATGCGTCGGACCATCTTCGTCGTCATCAATGTTGATTACTTCAGCTGGGATGCCAGCTGCATTGGCTGCATCAATCATGGTTGGTCAGGTAGAACAGAATGCTAAAATTATCTAAGAACCAGAAAATGTTAGGAATAAAGCTGGAAAATTCTAATCAAACTCGTGGCCTCGTGGGTTCATTAAACTGCTTACATATGTGAACGATGGGAAGATGCGCATAAATTCAAAACAATTCATTTACAAAACTAGGGTCACATGATGTTTTTTTCCTCACTGTAGGTCACATGATGTTTTACCATAGAAATTCACAGGTGACTTAAGTTACTTAATAAGCTCAATAGGTAAAACTCGGCGCCTCTAAAAAATTACTACATTTTCCCTCATATATAATAGTAACAAATAAAAGGATGGTAATAAGAGAAAACCTGCAGCACCCTGCTTCTGGACACTTGCTCCCAGTTTATCACCAGCAGCATTCTCTTCACTACCTGCATTGTGAAATATGAACAGTGAAAAGTGAGGTATCTGAGAAAGGCCGGTGTGTCAACAGAATGAAAATGCAACAGCAGCTCGACACAGGGAAGGTGGAGGACCAATCCTTCCAAGAGCAGTGCAATTATTATTGAAATGACAGGTAGCATGACCTTACCCTGAgtactctggctttggacatttgTTCTGGGTGTATCG
This DNA window, taken from Triticum aestivum cultivar Chinese Spring chromosome 1D, IWGSC CS RefSeq v2.1, whole genome shotgun sequence, encodes the following:
- the LOC123170008 gene encoding uncharacterized protein, which gives rise to MATTRLRLLLLIFTLLAGTAVFSVSAARDATDETVVAGPVSDVPDETVVAGPVGAEPSAYEMLEKFGFPKGILPVGVTDYTLRRSDGAFQVFMDKDCEFEVDGGYKLTYKQTISGRVAGGSLWDLRGVSVKIFFVNWGIDQVLMADADHLMFYVGPLSQAFTSDNFEESPQCRCGVADVGESAGVGVAAM